Genomic DNA from Pseudoalteromonas sp. MM1:
TCAATATGCTAAGCAGCGTGGCGCTGATGTATTTGCTACTGCATCAAAACGTAACCACAAATTGGTCAAGAAGCTAGGTGCCGATACTGTTTTTGACTACAACGATAAAAAGTTGTGTGACAAAATTCGCCGTGAGCTTGGCCCACAAGGTTTTGATGCTGTAATTGATACAATGGGCGGTACATCAACTCTGCGAAATATAGAATTAATGCGCTTTTGCGGCCGTATCGCGTGTTTAAACCCGTTGCCTCATTTTGATCAAAATTTAATGTACCGCCGAGCACCTAATATTAGTGTGGTTTCAATTGGTGGTGCGTGGCTTGCAAACAGTTTATGTGCGCAACAACGTTTAAGTTTTATGGGCAATTTGTTACTTGAGGGCGCGCTTTCGGGCGATATTAAAACACCGGTCATTACTGCCGTTGATTTTACTGCAGAGTCCGTAAGTGCTGCTTTAAACAATCAAATAGCGGGTGGATTTACAGGAAAACACATTGTGCAAATAAGCAGTTAACTCTCCCCACTTTAATTTAAAAACGCAGCCCAAGTGGCTGCGTTTTTTTATGGCTAAATAAAATTTGATGTTTTAGGCATAATTGCGGCTAAAAAGTGTTTTTCAGCGCACAAGTGTAAGCCTTTTAGATTCAACAGTTTACGTCACCGTAAAGAAAATAAATTGAAAAAACTGTTAATTAATTGAATAGAGTAATTGATCTAAACTCATTTTTATGACGTAATGTAGGTATTATTTATCTGGTCGGATGAGTTCAATCATGAGTTTACGTACAAAATTAAAAAAAGTATTACCAAGCATTTCAATCACTGAACAAGAAGCGCTAGACGCGGGCGATGTGTGGCTAGAAGGGTCTATCTATCAAGGTAAGCCAGATTTTAGCGCGCTGCGCGATGTTCCTGCCGCCACATTAAGCGCAGATGAGCAAGCATTCTTAGATGGCCCAGTACAAGAGTTACTTGGCATGATTGACGATTCAGTTATTCAAAATGGTATTCACTTACCAGATGACATATTAGAATTTTTGAAAAAAGAGCGTTTTTTCTCGCTTATCATTCCTAAATCGTTTGGTGGTTTAGAGTTTAGCCCTTATGCAAACTCAACTATTGTGGCAACCATTGCAACTAAAAGCTCTGCAGTAGCAGTAACCGTTATGGTTCCTAACTCTCTAGGCCCAGGTGAACTACTACTTCACTTTGGTACGCAAGAGCAACAAGCACATTACTTACCGCGCCTGGCAAACGGCAGAGACATTCCCTGTTTTGCACTAACAAGCCCAGAGGCGGGTTC
This window encodes:
- a CDS encoding zinc-binding dehydrogenase: MSNTELSDRYDIPQTMRAIVLPQPDEQICLHDVEVDVPECANNELLVKVEYVGLNPADAHFAKTGFCKWQYPHILGLDAVGVVVKANKGVFPNVGERVMWHANIGEQGVLSEYTKVPNFAVSVVPDELSPAQAATLPCAGMAALISLDKIAIAEGDTVLIEGGSGAVGQFAIQYAKQRGADVFATASKRNHKLVKKLGADTVFDYNDKKLCDKIRRELGPQGFDAVIDTMGGTSTLRNIELMRFCGRIACLNPLPHFDQNLMYRRAPNISVVSIGGAWLANSLCAQQRLSFMGNLLLEGALSGDIKTPVITAVDFTAESVSAALNNQIAGGFTGKHIVQISS